Within the Opitutaceae bacterium TAV5 genome, the region GCAGGCCGGCGGCGGCGAGCAGCGTGGCATCGGCGAGGGAGGTGGGAGCGGCGGTCTCCCGACCGCTGCGACGACGCGAAGCGTCGCCCGATTCGGGATCGAGAGATTCGGGGATTTCGTTGCGTGTATCGGTGGCGGGCGAGATGTGGGTGCCGGCGATCTTGTTGAGGCGGGTGTCCACATTGCCGCGGATCTCGCAAAACTGCGCGTCGGGAAAAAGCATGGCGGCCTGCTGGCGGCGGCGCGGGCTGCTCGTGGCGATCGTGCGCGGCTCCTCGACGCCCTCGCGCAACACGAGCACGTCGCGCGGGTCCTCGCGCGGCAGGTAGCCGGCGATGGCGAGCCCGTCCGGCTGGTCGCCGGGGAGGTCCTTGCAACTGTGGACGGCGAGGTCGGCGTGACCGTCGAGCAGCGCCTGTTCGAGTTCGCGGGTGAACAGGCCCTTGCCGCCCTGTTTTTCGAGCGACCATTCGGCGCGCCGGTCGCCGGTCGTCACGATCCTGAGGAGACGGATTTCCACGCCGTCGCCGAGCGCGGCGCGCAGGTGCGCGGCAGTCTGTTCGGCCTGGGCGAGAGCGAGCGGGCTTTGGCGGGTGGCGAGAGTGAGTGCGGGCATGCTTTCAGGAATTAACCACAGAGACGCAGGTGGGCAGAGCCAAAAACCGGTGTTTTTTTAACCACGGATTGCACGGATTGACACGGATAAATTCCACGGAAGGAGGCCCGCGAAACACACGGAAGGACACGAAAGCCAAACCATCGGATTTTTTGTATTTTTTTCGTGTCCTTTCGTGTGTTTCGTGGGCTTTTCCGTTTCCGGCTTTGTCTGCGGTTCACCTTTTCCGGAATAAAAAAGCACCGGCAAGCTTTCGCCGGCCGGTGCCTGACGGGTGGGTGGCCGGGACGGCCCTGGCCTCAGCTGGCGTAGGAAGCCTGCACGCCCTTGATGTTCTTTTTGGCCATCCAGGGCATCATGCCACGGAGGTAGGCGCCAGTCTTCTCGATCGGGTGCTTTTCTCCGGCCTTGAGCAGCTTGTTGTAGTTCTTGAGGCCGCCCTTGTACTCGGCGACCCACTGCTTCACGAACTTGCCGCTCTGGATCTCCTTCAGGATTTTTTTCATCTCGGCCTTGGTCTTCGCGTTCACGACGCGCGGGCCGCGGGTGATGTCGCCGTACTTGGCGGTCTCGGAGATCGAGAAACGCATGCCGGCGATGCCGGATTCGTACATGAGATCACAGATGAGCTTCAGCTCGTGCAGACACTCGAAGTAGGCCATCTCGGGCTGGTAACCGGCCTCGACGAGCGTCTCGAAACCGGCCTGGACGAGGGCGCTGGCGCCGCCGCAAAGCACGGCCTGCTCGCCGAAGAGATCGGTCTCGGTCTCTTCCTTGAAGGTGGTCTGGAGCACGCCGGCCTTGGTGGAGCCGATGCCCTTGGCCCAGGCGAGGGCGGTCTTCTTGGCCTTTTTGGATTTGTCCTGCGCGACGGCGATGAGGGCGGGCATGCCCTTGCCTTCGACGTAGAGGCGGCGGACCATGTGGCCGGGGCCCTTGGGAGCGACCATGATGACGTCGATGTCGGCCGGCACCTTGATGAGGCCGAAGTGGATGGCGAGGCCGTGCGAGAAGACGA harbors:
- a CDS encoding porphobilinogen deaminase, coding for MPALTLATRQSPLALAQAEQTAAHLRAALGDGVEIRLLRIVTTGDRRAEWSLEKQGGKGLFTRELEQALLDGHADLAVHSCKDLPGDQPDGLAIAGYLPREDPRDVLVLREGVEEPRTIATSSPRRRQQAAMLFPDAQFCEIRGNVDTRLNKIAGTHISPATDTRNEIPESLDPESGDASRRRSGRETAAPTSLADATLLAAAGLRRLGIAAWPGVTLHALDFGHMVPAVGQAAIALQCRAADAEKFAPHLDVRTARAVTLERAFQTALGGGCQTALGVHASGDTLWFYHEEIGLRSLPLASSDFASPEATARATLRHFGFRL
- a CDS encoding ketol-acid reductoisomerase — translated: MPAKVYTDKDADLGVFKNKTIAVLGYGSQGHAHALNLKDSGVKVIIGLYKGSKSKPVAESHGFEVVDTAEAVRRADVILVGLPDMKQADVYKNDIAPNLTKGKTLVFSHGLAIHFGLIKVPADIDVIMVAPKGPGHMVRRLYVEGKGMPALIAVAQDKSKKAKKTALAWAKGIGSTKAGVLQTTFKEETETDLFGEQAVLCGGASALVQAGFETLVEAGYQPEMAYFECLHELKLICDLMYESGIAGMRFSISETAKYGDITRGPRVVNAKTKAEMKKILKEIQSGKFVKQWVAEYKGGLKNYNKLLKAGEKHPIEKTGAYLRGMMPWMAKKNIKGVQASYAS